In a genomic window of Aquila chrysaetos chrysaetos chromosome Z, bAquChr1.4, whole genome shotgun sequence:
- the CD274 gene encoding programmed cell death 1 ligand 1 isoform X1 encodes MEKPLLLYIFLLYWHFLNALFTVEAPQSLYTVEHGNNVTMECTFPVNGKLKFGDLSVSWEKKDKLKKQVYVLLKGEEDFESQHSDFRGRIKLLKENLNLGQSLLQITDVKLRDAGFYRCLIGYGGADYKTINLRVKAPYRTITQGVVSTGGNKWKLTCQSEGYPQAEVIWQNREYEDLTDKANTSYETGSDQLYRVTSTLTIKSRTDEIFYCIFWNKELQENTSAVLHIADSADGVLWTESRRFVGAILIVTAFFGSVLLVMLCLRKARANKDNRTPVATSSTAKLSQDKDTYDCRDASFEDKELKYMQIEKT; translated from the exons ATGGAAAAGCctttgcttttatatatatttttactcTACTGGCATTTCCTAAATG ctttattcacAGTTGAAGCTCCCCAGTCACTCTACACTGTGGAACATGGTAACAATGTGACCATGGAATGCACGTTTCCAGTGAATGGGAAATTAAAGTTTGGAGATTTAAGTGtcagctgggaaaagaaagataagtTAAAGAAGCAGGTTTATGTACTTCTTAAAGGAGAGGAAGACTTCGAAAGTCAGCACAGTGACTTTAGGGGAAGAATAAAATTGTTAAAGGAGAATCTGAACTTGGGACAGTCTCTTCTTCAGATCACTGATGTGAAGCTCAGAGATGCAGGGTTTTACCGCTGTCTTATTGGCTACGGGGGAGCCGACTACAAGACAATTAATCTGAGAGTTAAGG CTCCTTATAGAACCATAACCCAAGGAGTGGTGAGCACAGGAGGCAACAAATGGAAGTTGACATGTCAGTCAGAAGGATATCCACAAGCTGAAGTGATATGGCAAAACAGAGAGTATGAAGATTTGACTGATAAGGCAAACACAAGTTATGAAACTGGAAGTGACCAGCTGTATCGTGTGACAAGTACCCTTACAATCAAAAGTAGAACTGATGAGATTTTTTACTGTATATTCTGGAACAAAGAGCTGCAAGAAAATACATCTGCGGTTTTACACATAGCAG ATTCAGCTGATGGTGTTCTGTGGACTGAGAGCAGACGTTTTGTTGGAGCAATTCTCATTGTGACTGCTTTCTTTGGATCAGTGCTTCTAGTTATGCTCTGCCTTAGAAAAG ctagaGCAAATAAGGACAACAGAACACCTGTGGCTACTTCATCAACAGCAA
- the CD274 gene encoding programmed cell death 1 ligand 1 isoform X2, whose product MEKPLLLYIFLLYWHFLNALFTVEAPQSLYTVEHGNNVTMECTFPVNGKLKFGDLSVSWEKKDKLKKQVYVLLKGEEDFESQHSDFRGRIKLLKENLNLGQSLLQITDVKLRDAGFYRCLIGYGGADYKTINLRVKAPYRTITQGVVSTGGNKWKLTCQSEGYPQAEVIWQNREYEDLTDKANTSYETGSDQLYRVTSTLTIKSRTDEIFYCIFWNKELQENTSAVLHIADSADGVLWTESRRFVGAILIVTAFFGSVLLVMLCLRKARANKDNRTPVATSSTAKLSQDKDTYDCRDASFEDKELKCKYK is encoded by the exons ATGGAAAAGCctttgcttttatatatatttttactcTACTGGCATTTCCTAAATG ctttattcacAGTTGAAGCTCCCCAGTCACTCTACACTGTGGAACATGGTAACAATGTGACCATGGAATGCACGTTTCCAGTGAATGGGAAATTAAAGTTTGGAGATTTAAGTGtcagctgggaaaagaaagataagtTAAAGAAGCAGGTTTATGTACTTCTTAAAGGAGAGGAAGACTTCGAAAGTCAGCACAGTGACTTTAGGGGAAGAATAAAATTGTTAAAGGAGAATCTGAACTTGGGACAGTCTCTTCTTCAGATCACTGATGTGAAGCTCAGAGATGCAGGGTTTTACCGCTGTCTTATTGGCTACGGGGGAGCCGACTACAAGACAATTAATCTGAGAGTTAAGG CTCCTTATAGAACCATAACCCAAGGAGTGGTGAGCACAGGAGGCAACAAATGGAAGTTGACATGTCAGTCAGAAGGATATCCACAAGCTGAAGTGATATGGCAAAACAGAGAGTATGAAGATTTGACTGATAAGGCAAACACAAGTTATGAAACTGGAAGTGACCAGCTGTATCGTGTGACAAGTACCCTTACAATCAAAAGTAGAACTGATGAGATTTTTTACTGTATATTCTGGAACAAAGAGCTGCAAGAAAATACATCTGCGGTTTTACACATAGCAG ATTCAGCTGATGGTGTTCTGTGGACTGAGAGCAGACGTTTTGTTGGAGCAATTCTCATTGTGACTGCTTTCTTTGGATCAGTGCTTCTAGTTATGCTCTGCCTTAGAAAAG ctagaGCAAATAAGGACAACAGAACACCTGTGGCTACTTCATCAACAGCAA